From the genome of Salvia splendens isolate huo1 chromosome 7, SspV2, whole genome shotgun sequence:
CAGTTGGGGCTGATGCTGatgaggaaagaattgagctgTTGCTTTCTCAAGTTGCTGGAAAAGACATTACTGAGTTGATTGCTGCCGGGAGGGAAAAATTGGCTTCCGTACCTTCAGGAGGTGGCGGGGTTGCAGTTTCTGCTCCCACTGGTGGTGCAGGAGGTGGTTCTGCCCCTGCTGCTGCCGAGgcaaagaaagaagagaaggtTGAAGAGAAAGAAGAGTCTGATGATGTAAGTATAGATTTATGAAGGTATAGATATAAGTTTCCTCAATTACTTTATTGTTTATCTGACctgattcttcttctttttccttctgGTTCAGGACATGGGCTTTGGTCTCTTTGATTAGATTTTGCAAATGCAGCCGTGTATCGAGCAAGCATTCGCTGCATTCTCTTCAATTTACGTTAGTAGAGAAATTTTCTTTTATGTCATCGGTACTGGAATTTCGTGTACGAACAATTTGAGGACTAAGTATAGTGTTCTTGTTTTTGAATGTTATACCCTCTTTAATGTTTTTGTTATCCATGCTTCCATACTCTTGTCTTGAATTTTATTAAGTGCATAATATTTTATTGCCTATATTCTGTGTTAATAGAGTCGTATTTCTATTTACGAATTACCAATGTAAttaagttatttttatttttggtaaaatttAACACATTTAATATCTGTTCATTCCCTATTATTTGGGACCTAATAGAGTATTTTTTGGGGCGATTTCGGTTATCTGGTTACCTAATCAGACGTCAGCTATACTCGATTAATATATTTGCTGGAATTTATTTCAATGCCAAGCTGAACATTTTGTTGAGTTGTCAAATTGTGTGTTGTGTACTTACTAGTTAGTAGTAGTTGTCAAATAATTGTGCTGATTAAATTAATTACATAATCCATTATATCATTTGGAGTATAAAACATCCCAACCCTACAACTTCTGCCATAACATACACAAAATCACATGGTGGGAACATTGTCCTTTGCATTTTCCGTATGTAATTTGTGGCAAATATGAAGTTGGACTTCGATCCTTTATTCTTCAAATTGCCAAGACATGTCAATTTATTCTgttgcaattttaatttttgttgacATCTCATGGGCTACTTGGCTCGTCCTATGCAGTGACGGTTGGAGGTGTGTTTGAGCGAGATCCACTTCCGACCCCCAAAAAACTCCGCCTCAATCCTTCTCGTTTCtactaattatttatttttggactGAGGAGGTAGAGTCGGTCATTACAAAGAACATGACATCTCGGTTGTAGTATTGTATACAATGAGGGAAATTTCGACCCAAGAGTTCGGTTTCCTCGAGCCGTCACTGCTCCCATAGCCAATTGGTTATAAGATGAAACCCCCGTTGACTTATATTTTGGTATCAAACGTATCGCTAAATTTGgcttgaaattttaactggcCAACCAATATAACTGAAACAAAAAAAGAACTAATCTAACCGTATATATAAGCTTCAAATTT
Proteins encoded in this window:
- the LOC121741558 gene encoding 60S acidic ribosomal protein P2A-like, whose product is MKVVAAYLLAVLGGTAAPSAEDLKGILSSVGADADEERIELLLSQVAGKDITELIAAGREKLASVPSGGGGVAVSAPTGGAGGGSAPAAAEAKKEEKVEEKEESDDDMGFGLFD